One Thermodesulfobacteriota bacterium genomic window, GAGGCACGCCGAAGAACTTTATCCAGCAGACCGAGGTCACCGCCACCATGATGTGCAAGAAGACGAGCGGGCACAGCTACGCCGTACAGATTACCGCCGACGCCCCGCACTGGGGGGGGCTGAGCGGATGCACCTTCGAGGAGGCCCAGTCCTGGGGGAAGATAGCCAAGAAATCGAAACGGGTCACCGTCTACTGCGACTCCACCATAGCGCTCCCGATAATGGCCACAGCCCTCGCTAAAAGGATGAAGGGGGTCAAGAGGAAGGTGCAGCAGGCCGACCTCGAGGGCTCCCACAGGGTGAAGAAGGTCCTCTGGGACAAGATAAGGAAGAAGAAGTGGGACTGACCCCGAACGGACTGAGTCCGAACGGACTGACCCCGAACTTCGGCGGTCTCGAAGCCGGAGAGGCAGGGGAGGGGAAAGGCAAAGGAAAAGGGAAAACGGGAAAAACTCCCCGGTTTTCGGTCGTCTCCGTCCCCTACGACCTTACGACCACTTACGTAAGCGGGGCGAGCAGCGGGCCCGGGGCGATAATAGAGGCCTCGGCC contains:
- a CDS encoding arginase family protein, giving the protein MGLTPNGLSPNGLTPNFGGLEAGEAGEGKGKGKGKTGKTPRFSVVSVPYDLTTTYVSGASSGPGAIIEASANMELYDEELKGEPWKAGIETLAPLEVTELRPEDMVDRVRAASAGIIESGSMPVL